GCCGTGGCTGGTTAGACATCAGCTTCCACCAGCTCAGTTCGCAGCTCTTCATGTTAAAAGGTTCCCGTTGTGTCAGCAGAAGTTGAGGATCACATTCTGATCCCTCGGCAGTCCCTCTGTCGTGTGTCCTCCGGAGCAAGGCTGTCACAGCTCGCTGACTCAGTGCCATTGTGAGGCTGTGAATCCATGTGGGCTGAATCCTCAGGGCAGAGATCAAACCCAGGAAAAATGAGGCATTGCTGGTCCTTTGTGCCTTTTCCCTGCATGGGCATTGAGTCCACAGCACGTGGTTTCAGCTGGAGACATGGACAGCATCCTCCCACAGAAAGCAATGTTCCTCTTAACCCTTTGCTCTGTCTAGATGGGTTCTGCAGGCTCTGTGCCAGCCATACCTAGTAGAGCCTTTGCATCATGTGATGGGTTTGTGCGTTCCTCAGGCCACAGACAGGAAGCTTTTGCTTTAGGGGATGCATCCAGACTGGTAGTGACGGGCTCACAAGTCCTCAgtccagctctgcagtgggaTTCTGGCCTTTCAAGACAGTTGCTGATAGCTCATTATTCCCGTGCTCATTATTATCTGCTCCAATACTTGATCGTCAGCTCTTTTCCTGACACTTGGACACTTCTATGCGAAGACTGATGCTGATTTCGAACCTACCACAGTCAGAAGAGCCTTGTGATAAGTCTTAGACAACCTCTGACAAGCAGTTTTTGTAGTGAGGGGGGAGCTTAGACAAGGGCTGAGTCTTAGCAAGGGTGGAGGTTGCAAGGCAAGACAAAAGTCTGGTTGGGATTGGCAGAAGTGTGCCGATTTTTCCAGTACCTTTTTATAACCTTTAACAGCAACATTTGGAAGTGCTTTCCTAGCACTTTAGAGCCCTGCTGGAATAACTTGCAGCCTTGGAGAATTTCTAACATCAACTGCCACTGTCAGCAGAAACTATAACCTCCACGATTTGAAGCATTTGAAAGAGACATCAAATACTGTGCTGTGAAATGTGACATGCTACAGCATTACAAATCTCTGTGGGGGCACTTTTCActgctgttgaaaaaaatccaagggaaaaaaaggcatatgaAACAAGGtgtctaacttttttttttttttttacaaaattaaataatcaaaaggaattctaaaacagaaatggaattaGACAATACCTGTGTATGTGTATTACCCTTTTTTGTCTGCTGAAAATACGCTGTACCCTACCCGTGGTGTTATATGGTGGCATGGCGCGTATCAGGCTGGGGTGTGAGCTGCCAGTGGCCCTCGGGCCTCTGCGTCTTGATGGGGACAATGCTGATGCGGGCGCTCCTGAAGGTGCCGTGGGATTTCGTCCCATGGAGGGATGCCGCAGCCGGACAGCCAACGTTCTGGCGGTGGAAATGTggcccagcagctccctgtggggatctggggagagggaggtgagtttgtggggggaaaaatgcaCGGCCAAGGTGGGAGCTCGGCTCCTCTGATCCGCCTCCCGCCAAGGCGTCCCCAGCCTTGGCTCGCCCGGCTTCGGGGAAAGCTTTGTGCCTCGGCACCCCGTGCCTCCACCCGGCCCTCCCTGCGCAGGCCCCGGCGAGGGCAGGCACTAGAGGGCCAGGCAGGCCGTCGGGGTGgacggtgccggtgccggtgccggtggcCTCCCCGGGCCTGCCCCTGCTGTTGCCCCGGGCCGAGCGGAGGCGACCACCCCGGTGGCGGCGGTGGCCCATGGCGGTCTGTGATGAGTCCCCTCGCCCCCAACAGGCAGCGGGGCCTTTTCCCGTCCCTCCCCGGCGGGTCCGTGCTGGGTGCCGGGGCCCCGAGGGGCGAGGCGGACCCGGGCAGGCCCTGCTTTCCCCTCAGCGCGGCGGGCGGAACGGAGGCGTGGGACGCGGGGAGCGGccggaggggcggcgggcggaccgcggcggggggaggccTTTGGGCGGTGCACGGCGGCCGGGCCCTTCGCGCCTTCGCCACCCGGGCCTCCGAAGTTGCCCCAGGCCCGGTCCCGGCGGCcgaggggcggcgggcaggccCCGGGCCCCAGTCGCTGGTGCCGTCGCCAGTCCGGCCCAGGCGGAGCTGGAGCCCCAGAGGCCAGACGCTGTTCCGTGACCGGAGGTGGTCGGCGGCAAGAGGGGCCCGGTTTCCTCTCTGTGGCGGCACGGAGACTGCCCAGTATGGAGCGGGTAAGAGCTTTGCTCGGCCCCTCTCTGACTCTCGCTTCTGTTCTGAGGCACCCTCTTCTCCACCGGCCCGTGGCCGAGGCACCTTTCTCCAGGCCCAGGCTCTTCTCCAGCCCGCACCAGCCCCTAGCTCCCGgagcttttctttaaaggagtTCCCTAGGTCTTGTGCCTACCTTTCCCAGTTCCTCATCACCTTGTTATTCTGCTAAGGCAAGATATTTTTCACTTCCTAATGCATTGTAACGCCTGTCTTGTTCACAGGCAGACTTCTAAGCCTTACTTTCCAGCTGCTTAGCAGGGGGCATGCAGagtaaaaatacagcaaaggtACTCTTAAAGGCTTGTGTTTAGTGTAAAGATAAATTCTGTCTATtgccagagctgtgctggagggaaATTTCCTGCTGTGGAGACATATTATGCCATAGAATaagcttcaggaaaaatgagaaattttccATTTGGGGCCTttaaaaagggaggaggagaaaaaagaaagcaaataatctGTGGGAAGTCTTGGCTTGCCAGGAGTGGGTGGCTTGCTGCTAGTAAGAGTTCATTGTCTCTGATTTTTGTAGTGAAGGGGGCTCATTTGGTGCCCTCCAAATAGGGAATATTGCAGGGCCTGTgtcccagcctgtgctgtgttGATTTATGGTATAAATTCAGCTGTTACACAACACACCCCAAGTGTAAAGCCAGAAAAGGGGTTTATGACCCACTAGTTTGATCTCCTACATAAGAGGGGAGAGGACTTCAGAAAACTCAGTTTTGGAATCAATTTTGCAGGTGAGAGATTTGTGCTTCTTTTGAACATTGTgctttcccccatcccatgtCCAAGGCTCCCCAGGGCACGTTCCAAGATGAGCTGGAGTGGTGCATTTCGCAGCTGGAGGCAAATCTCCTTTGCCTcaacccaaccccaaaacaaggTATGTTGCCTCTCTCACGGTCTGCAGCCATATTCCAACCTTAGTTCTGATTTAGCAGACCtggatgtttttctgtttcttctctcccaTCTGTTTCCTATTCTTATATTATATGGGATTTGTTCTAAATACAAAACAAGATAAAGTATTGAACTTTATGAACTATCTGTCTGGAAGCAGCTTTATCTTTCATTCCTGTAATGCTCATTCTCCCTGTTTTCTTGTATTCTTTCTCATGTTCTCATTTTCCCATCTAATGGCTTGTTGTTTGGTTCTGctacagctctgcttttgtctTCCAGTCTTAAGGAAATACTGTGTCCGTGTGTCTGGCCCTTAAATGCCAgtaggtttatttttatgaagccTGTTCCTCATTGTTCTTGTTCCAAGGAGAAATTACACAAAAGATAAAGTCctataaaatacttttcagaagATCACAGTTTGATCTAGTCAGTCCAACTTGTAAATATATGAAGACGTATGTCCTGCTCCTACTGATGGCTAGTACTTAACATTTAGGGGAGGGGTGTGGCTACCCTTTGTAAGATGCCTAGATGAGTGTTTGCTGGTGCACCTGAGGTTGTAGCAGTGATTCATATTTGCCCAGACACTATACTTGAGCATCAGACCATTTTGTTACACCCAGTACCTAgtgtccagcagcagcaggggaaggctgctcctggaggggaggcaggagttGAGCACAGTGACAAGGCAAGCAGAGGCAATGACTTGGCCAGAAAAGGGCCCATTTGCACAGTACCTGACCCAGGAGAgcaaagcagtgctgctgaTGGTAACCAGGCTCTGCCTGGAGTCCAGATCGCCAGAGAAGTCTGCAGTGATGAGGCAGATCCAAGCTTTAGCCAGGAATTCAAGGTCTGGATCAGTGAGGTacctggctgcagcagtgctATGCATGAGATCCTCAGCTTAAAATGAGTCCCAagtgagggaggggaaaggttCCCCTGAAGCTTTTTCTAGCTCTTTCTTTGTAACAGCTCTTATTAGCAAGCAGGCCTTGAATGCAGCCAGCTAAACTCCTTGAAGTAGGGGGAAATGTGTGCTCAGGACCCTGATAACCAGGTGCTATGAAGATACATCCCACTTTTGCAGGTGGCTACAGCCCCACTGCGGCATTTCTGCCTCACACTTGCATGCCGTTACTCTATTCCTAGCATGCGACTCTCAGTGTTGGATCTGCAAGATACACCTCATTTGGAGAGTCCCAGAGAGATGCACTGCAGCCAAGAGAGATGGGTGTGTGCCCATTCCAAAGTGCTAGTCTAGTACATCAAGCTTTTTTGTGGCTTGAAATGTGTGAGACAAATACTAGATTATGCATATCTGGAGTTCCCAAACTGAGGGCTCTGGGGACCGCTGTCACAGAACAACAACTGTGCTTTTTAGAGAATTTGCTCTGACATAAAGAATTGGGATTACTGTTGTGGTCAGGCTGGTTTGCATGAGAGTCAAGCAAGAGTCCTGCTTTCCAGGGTGTGTTCACTACTgagattttttccagttttccagaGAAGAGATACCGAGCTAGGCTCTTGGATTTGTCTGTTGCTTTGGGGGAAGGGTTGTTAAGCCCTGTGTAGCTTCTGTGCCATTAGTAGTGCACTTACTGCAGTTATAAGATTCTTACCATATATAATAAGCAGTTaagttctattttatttttcctttaaaaacatttcacagtatttcagCTTCTAGAAGCACTTGGAGTTTCCTTTCAATCGAATGCCAGTCATGAATTAGTCAGAGGCGCTATGAGCACAGAACATGTTCGGAGGAGACCCAGTCATCAGCATCCCACAGTATGGTTTGTAAGGCCCCCCCATAACCTGTTTCTTGTCTCTCTTGGTCTTTTTCTTGAGTGCAGCAGAGGAGACACAGCACATTCTCAAGGTCCTGCGCTCCCATGAGACTCCTTTTGTGAAGAAGCAACAAGTGATGAACCATGTGTTTGGGGATTATCATCTCAAGGTGGCTGAGGATCAGATGAGCAAGGAGAAAGCAGGTGAGCTTGAACTGTCTGTTCAGGGGATAGTGATATTTGGTTCTTTTCTGTAGATGTCTTATGTTGCAGCTTTTGATTGGATCACCTCTCTGCAGCAGTGCCTTGCAGAGGGAGTTGCAGTAGCAGTGGCATCCCCATAGTAGGAAACTGGCATATTGATAGAAACTttattctttgtcttttctagACGTGAAATCTGGTGATGTGGAAGTGCAGCAAAGCAATGGGCAGGCTTCAGATGGTGTGGTGTATGGGAAACAATCTGACCAAATCTCTGAGGCAAAGCCAGAGTGGTTCATGTCATCTGACGACAGCTTCCGATTTGATTTTACACTTTCTGAGATAGACCCAGAAGCAACTGGCACATCTTTGGAAGCAGTCGCTGGTGTCAGTGGTGCTGAGCAGATACAAACCAATGTAAGAGCCACCGAGCAGGAGAACTGGAATGGAGCCTTGAGTTTTGCTGCCTCTGGACAAGAACCCAAGTTTGCTGTCAACTTTGCCATCCCAAATGAAGACTGTCCTCTGGTTCCACTGGTTCCAGCAAGCCAACATATAGAGCGTACAGCAGATCATGAAGTGCTGGGTAATTCACTGCCTACTGAATCAGCAGGTATGCTGCAGATTTCAGCCTTGCAGAAGCCTGAGTTGACTCAAACTGCAGGCAGTGCGCCCAAAGAGCATAGAAGCTGTGTCACATTAAAGATCCCCCAACCAGAGACTGCTCCTGGAGGTGAGACAGTGATTGCGAAATCAACAGCAGATGGAGCTGCccaaaagaagataaagaagaagaaacaaaaaacatctgTCAGTAAAAAGGAGATAGAAGAAA
Above is a genomic segment from Ciconia boyciana chromosome 13, ASM3463844v1, whole genome shotgun sequence containing:
- the C13H8orf33 gene encoding UPF0488 protein C8orf33 homolog isoform X2; the encoded protein is MERAPQGTFQDELEWCISQLEANLLCLNPTPKQAEETQHILKVLRSHETPFVKKQQVMNHVFGDYHLKVAEDQMSKEKADVKSGDVEVQQSNGQASDGVVYGKQSDQISEAKPEWFMSSDDSFRFDFTLSEIDPEATGTSLEAVAGVSGAEQIQTNVRATEQENWNGALSFAASGQEPKFAVNFAIPNEDCPLVPLVPASQHIERTADHEVLGNSLPTESAGMLQISALQKPELTQTAGSAPKEHRSCVTLKIPQPETAPGGETVIAKSTADGAAQKKIKKKKQKTSVSKKEIEETEVNRKAKAEANGCQNKNTSHQDETSQQSDDQLWKEVNWCVEQLELGLKTQKSTPKQAEEALRAIKTLRNDKAPLVKKRQLMRAMFGDYRKKMEEERCRELKLMETAVKSARVVEVKGNIRNKNCQFIRKRSGACRKSQGSEEFPSESPRTLNTGSFKFTTSQEEFLFNFL
- the C13H8orf33 gene encoding UPF0488 protein C8orf33 homolog isoform X3; translation: MSKAPQGTFQDELEWCISQLEANLLCLNPTPKQAEETQHILKVLRSHETPFVKKQQVMNHVFGDYHLKVAEDQMSKEKADVKSGDVEVQQSNGQASDGVVYGKQSDQISEAKPEWFMSSDDSFRFDFTLSEIDPEATGTSLEAVAGVSGAEQIQTNVRATEQENWNGALSFAASGQEPKFAVNFAIPNEDCPLVPLVPASQHIERTADHEVLGNSLPTESAGMLQISALQKPELTQTAGSAPKEHRSCVTLKIPQPETAPGGETVIAKSTADGAAQKKIKKKKQKTSVSKKEIEETEVNRKAKAEANGCQNKNTSHQDETSQSDDQLWKEVNWCVEQLELGLKTQKSTPKQAEEALRAIKTLRNDKAPLVKKRQLMRAMFGDYRKKMEEERCRELKLMETAVKSARVVEVKGNIRNKNCQFIRKRSGACRKSQGSEEFPSESPRTLNTGSFKFTTSQEEFLFNFL
- the C13H8orf33 gene encoding UPF0488 protein C8orf33 homolog isoform X1, which gives rise to MSKAPQGTFQDELEWCISQLEANLLCLNPTPKQAEETQHILKVLRSHETPFVKKQQVMNHVFGDYHLKVAEDQMSKEKADVKSGDVEVQQSNGQASDGVVYGKQSDQISEAKPEWFMSSDDSFRFDFTLSEIDPEATGTSLEAVAGVSGAEQIQTNVRATEQENWNGALSFAASGQEPKFAVNFAIPNEDCPLVPLVPASQHIERTADHEVLGNSLPTESAGMLQISALQKPELTQTAGSAPKEHRSCVTLKIPQPETAPGGETVIAKSTADGAAQKKIKKKKQKTSVSKKEIEETEVNRKAKAEANGCQNKNTSHQDETSQQSDDQLWKEVNWCVEQLELGLKTQKSTPKQAEEALRAIKTLRNDKAPLVKKRQLMRAMFGDYRKKMEEERCRELKLMETAVKSARVVEVKGNIRNKNCQFIRKRSGACRKSQGSEEFPSESPRTLNTGSFKFTTSQEEFLFNFL
- the C13H8orf33 gene encoding UPF0488 protein C8orf33 homolog isoform X4; the protein is MNHVFGDYHLKVAEDQMSKEKADVKSGDVEVQQSNGQASDGVVYGKQSDQISEAKPEWFMSSDDSFRFDFTLSEIDPEATGTSLEAVAGVSGAEQIQTNVRATEQENWNGALSFAASGQEPKFAVNFAIPNEDCPLVPLVPASQHIERTADHEVLGNSLPTESAGMLQISALQKPELTQTAGSAPKEHRSCVTLKIPQPETAPGGETVIAKSTADGAAQKKIKKKKQKTSVSKKEIEETEVNRKAKAEANGCQNKNTSHQDETSQQSDDQLWKEVNWCVEQLELGLKTQKSTPKQAEEALRAIKTLRNDKAPLVKKRQLMRAMFGDYRKKMEEERCRELKLMETAVKSARVVEVKGNIRNKNCQFIRKRSGACRKSQGSEEFPSESPRTLNTGSFKFTTSQEEFLFNFL